GTCTTGAGTTTACCGGCGTCAATTATTATGACGGGCAGGGCTTTATGATCAATTCCTCGCGCATTTCCGGTATTACATCGGTCAATCAACTGTCGGGGGCTTCTATCTGTGTACAGGCGGGAACCTCGACCGAGCAGACTTTGGCAGACTATTTTCGCAGTAACAAGCTGGACTATCAGCCGCTTGTGCTCGATAGCCTTGCGGAAGCGAATGCGGCTTATGATGCCGGGCGTTGTGATGTTTATACGGCAGACCAGTCTGCGCTTTATGCGATACGGCTGCAATTGGAAAAACCGGATGAAAGCGCGGTTCTGCCGCAGATTATTTCCAAGGAACCTTTTTCCCCCGCTGTGCGGCAGGGAGATGCCCAATGGGCGGATATTGTGCGCTGGACGCATTATGCTTTGGTGAATGCGGAAGAATTGGGTATCACAAAAGCCAATATTGATGATATGAGAAAATCTTCAAACCCTGATATTATGCGTATGCTTGGTATGGAGACAAGCAGTGATATCGGCGGCGAACTGGGGCTGGAGAAAGACTGGGTGGTGAACATCGTCAAAAATGTCGGCAATTACGGCGAGATTTTTGAACGCAATATCGGCCAGGATACGGAATTGAAAATATCACGCGGGATCAATGATTTATGGAAAAATGGCGGCCTGCAATACGGCTTGCCTATCCGTTGAGCAGTCCCTTTTCTTTTACAAAAGCGGTGCTGTCATAACCATAGAGCCAGTCAAGGTCAGAGAGGAAACTGTCTGCGGGGCGCAGTTTCATGACCAGATTGCGCGCGAACGCTACCGGGCCGCTGGCGTGATAGACACAACGGTTGAAATCACCGCGCCGGGCCACGGCTTTGAGGCGCTTCTGCCGCTCGGTATCAAAAAGTTTCAACGCCTGAAGTAACGGCACGTCCTGCCGTACAACTGTTTCCGCCAGTGCGGCAGCGTCTTCAAGCGCCATGGCCGCCCCTTGCGCGGCAAAAGGCGTAACAGCGTGGGAGGCGTCGCCGAGGAAAATTTCATTATCCGGCCCTAGAAAACGAACTGTCGGCATTTTGAACAGCGGCCACCAGGTCCAGCCGCCGGCTTTGATAATATCCGCAAGGGCCGTATTCCAGCCCTTGAAATAGTGGAGAAGTTTTGCTGTATCGCCCTTTTTTGACCAGGTTTCACCAATGTTTTCGCCCTCTGTAATCAGAACGAAATTAAAAATCTTGCCCTTGCGCAGAGGATAAGTGACAAAATGCCCTTCAGGCCCCATCCATGCTGTCACCGCCTGCCGGTTGATGAGGTTGAGAAAAGAGAGGGGCAGGCTGGTTGCATCTATCGTGGCCCGCCAGGCGACATAGCCGCTGAAAACGGACTTTTCCCCAAGCCGCGCGCGCATTTTTGACCATACGCCATCGCAACCGATCAACAGGGGCGCTTGTATTGTTTCTGTTGTCTCACCATGCGAAACCTCAAGCGAAAAACCGGCTTCTGCCGAACCGCTATAAGAAACAATTTCATGACCGAACCGGCAGTCAATCAGCGGGTCCTGTTTTATGCCTTCATAGAGCGCACTTTGCAGATCAGCCCGATGGATGGTGAAATAAGGTGAACGTTGCTGTTCATCCGCAATGCCCCAGCGTTTATACGCTGTGTTATATAAATCCATCTCCACCAGCGATTTGCCGCTTGTGCCGTCACGAAGGGCGAGGTGTTCCGGTTCTACCGCATGAGTATAGACGCTATCCAGCACCCCCCATTCATTCAGCTGCGCCGTGGCGTTCGGGCCGATCTGCACTCCGGCGCCAACTTCTGAAAGCTGTGTGGCTTTCTCAAAAAGCTGAACCTTGACACCCTTGCCGGCCAAAGCGAGAGCGGCCGCCATACCGGCAATTCCCGCACCGGAAATACAAACAGGC
This is a stretch of genomic DNA from Candidatus Tokpelaia hoelldoblerii. It encodes these proteins:
- a CDS encoding Lysine-arginine-ornithine-binding periplasmic protein (bhsal07950) yields the protein MKISMGIVAIGLCLAGIAGSHASTLDNVKKRGVLQCGVNSSLAGFAIADKKGNWTGFDADYCRAVAAAVLGNKARVKFVPLDAKERFDALQSGAIDVLIRNTTWTLSRDVSLGLEFTGVNYYDGQGFMINSSRISGITSVNQLSGASICVQAGTSTEQTLADYFRSNKLDYQPLVLDSLAEANAAYDAGRCDVYTADQSALYAIRLQLEKPDESAVLPQIISKEPFSPAVRQGDAQWADIVRWTHYALVNAEELGITKANIDDMRKSSNPDIMRMLGMETSSDIGGELGLEKDWVVNIVKNVGNYGEIFERNIGQDTELKISRGINDLWKNGGLQYGLPIR
- a CDS encoding Salicylate hydroxylase (bhsal07960) encodes the protein MIAPQQPVCISGAGIAGMAAALALAGKGVKVQLFEKATQLSEVGAGVQIGPNATAQLNEWGVLDSVYTHAVEPEHLALRDGTSGKSLVEMDLYNTAYKRWGIADEQQRSPYFTIHRADLQSALYEGIKQDPLIDCRFGHEIVSYSGSAEAGFSLEVSHGETTETIQAPLLIGCDGVWSKMRARLGEKSVFSGYVAWRATIDATSLPLSFLNLINRQAVTAWMGPEGHFVTYPLRKGKIFNFVLITEGENIGETWSKKGDTAKLLHYFKGWNTALADIIKAGGWTWWPLFKMPTVRFLGPDNEIFLGDASHAVTPFAAQGAAMALEDAAALAETVVRQDVPLLQALKLFDTERQKRLKAVARRGDFNRCVYHASGPVAFARNLVMKLRPADSFLSDLDWLYGYDSTAFVKEKGLLNG